Below is a window of Ralstonia pickettii DNA.
TCACGTTGGCTGCGACGAACGGAGATCCGACCGCGCGCGCCGGCTATATCACCTTCAACACAACGGCCTATGACAGTGCCAGTGGCGTGACCGCCATTGCGGCCCGCGATAGCAGCGATACCACCCAGGGTGCACCCGAGGACGCAGCTAACAAGTACATGTTGTCGGTGTTCACCAACTACATCCTGCCGAAGAAGCAGCCGATGCTCTCGCTGATCTGGTTCCGCACGCCCGATAACGTGGAGCATGGCTACGGCCCTGGGTCGGCAAACGCGATCGCTGGCCTGCGCTCACAGGATCAGCGCCTTGGCGAACTGATCAACGCGCTCAAGGCGAACAATCTGTACGCAAGTACCAACCTGATCGTGGTCTCGGACCACGGCCATTCCAGCGTCTCGGGCCCGCTTTCGCTGTACCCCCTGCGCGCCATTACGCCGTCCGGTACTGCGCCTGGCGGCACGCCCGTCAATGGCGCAACCAGCGGGACGGATGCAGCTGCCATCGGTGCGGTATCTGCCACGGGCTACTCGTTCTCCGGCGACGTTCGCTCGGCCGACTTGCTCACCTATCGGGGCTTCAAGGCGTACGACGGCTCGGGTTGTACAACCTCTGCCATGTACGGTCTGCAGGCCAACGGTACGCCGACCGTGCCGGTCAAGGTGGATACGACCGGCTCTCTGTGTGGTGCGGCCAATACAAAGTACCAAGCGATCAGTGCGAGTCTGGCATCGCCTGTTGCCAGCTTCAAGGTGCCGTCTCCTGGCAATCTCCCGGCCAATAGCATCGTGGTCGCGGCCAATGGCGGCTCGGATTACTTCTATGTGCCAAGCCATGACGCGACCACGGTTCAGAACCTCGTGAAGGTCCTGCAACAACGCGAAGAGTATGGCGCGATCTTCGTGGATAGCCGCTACGGCGCGCTCCCGGGCACGCTGCCCATGTCCATGGTCAACCTGGAGAACGCGCAGCGGCAGAACAATGGTCAACCTGATGTGGTGGTCAGCTTCAACTGGGATGATCAGGTCTCGATCAAGGGCATGCCCGGCATCGAGTTCGAAAGCACCGGTGGCCAACGCGGCATGCACGGCAGCTTTGGTACGACAGACGTGCATAACACGCTGATTGCCAGCGGCCCGTCTTTCCGCACGAGTACCGTTGTGACCAATCCGACAGGCAACGTTGACGTGGCGCCGACGGTTGCGTATCTGCTGGGCTTGTCGATGCCACAGGCTGACGGCCGCATCATCAACGAGGCGCTGGTCAATCCGGCAAGCCCGACCGCGCCGAGCATCAAGGCGTCGACGGTGAGCCCCGCTGCGCCTGCCACCGGCCTGAGCTTTGAGGTGCCAACCGACCCGACGGGCGCCACCAAGGATACTGCGCTGACCCAGGGCAGCTACACCATCAACCTTGCCGTGAAGGATCTGAGCGTTGATGGCAAGACCTACCGATACTTTGACTATGCCAAGGCTGTCCGCCAGTAATGCGAGCCGTTGGGCGACAGGCGCGGTGCTGCTGTGTGCGGTGTTGGCACCGGCACCGGCAGCCGCGGCTGGGCGCCCGGCGGTGACGTTCGAATCGGTCTTCCAGTCTGGCACCGAGCCTGCAGCGCTGTTCTATCGGGCCGAGTTCACGGCCAGCGATGGCGTGCACGCGCTGCAGGTCTGGCGTGACAGACAAGTGCGCCTGCGGCGCAAGACGGATGACGCGCTTGATACGTATGTCGTTCGGAATACTGCCGATCCGCTCGAATACCAGATGACGGTGGTGGACTACCGCAAGCGGATCACCACGCGAATTGATCGCAATAACTTGATTCGCCTGGGCCACTTCAGTGACTGGTTCGATATGGCCCACGGCTTGCGGCATCCGGTCGGCGCCTATCGTCTTGCGCCGACCACTGCGCCTGCTGGGGCGCCGGCACCGGCGTCGACATGCCGTTGGTATGTGCTCTCGCAGGGCAATACCACGCATCGGATCTGCT
It encodes the following:
- a CDS encoding alkaline phosphatase family protein, whose amino-acid sequence is MKHMYGLAAALAGSILVAACGGDSVLSSGTSAAQSQPTRTIVMVWDGLRPDSINATDTPNLYALRQAGVNFSDNHSTYPTFTMMNGSSFATGAFPKTSGFYGNTFWTPPQGATNSIPAGNLGTPNSGKTAAASADYVDPIFTEDYQVLTTLNNYYGGQLLLVKSLFASAQAAGLTTATVGKSGAAFIQDLGQGGYFLDENTVQPRSLVTELQSAGYALPFNTQYGYSGSNAVTLAATNGDPTARAGYITFNTTAYDSASGVTAIAARDSSDTTQGAPEDAANKYMLSVFTNYILPKKQPMLSLIWFRTPDNVEHGYGPGSANAIAGLRSQDQRLGELINALKANNLYASTNLIVVSDHGHSSVSGPLSLYPLRAITPSGTAPGGTPVNGATSGTDAAAIGAVSATGYSFSGDVRSADLLTYRGFKAYDGSGCTTSAMYGLQANGTPTVPVKVDTTGSLCGAANTKYQAISASLASPVASFKVPSPGNLPANSIVVAANGGSDYFYVPSHDATTVQNLVKVLQQREEYGAIFVDSRYGALPGTLPMSMVNLENAQRQNNGQPDVVVSFNWDDQVSIKGMPGIEFESTGGQRGMHGSFGTTDVHNTLIASGPSFRTSTVVTNPTGNVDVAPTVAYLLGLSMPQADGRIINEALVNPASPTAPSIKASTVSPAAPATGLSFEVPTDPTGATKDTALTQGSYTINLAVKDLSVDGKTYRYFDYAKAVRQ